The sequence TGCCACCCTGCTTGTTGGCCACAATGACATTTATGGCCAGCTTGTCGTAGCGAAAGAGCTTTCCATCTTTCGGCAGCAAGTAAAACTCTTCTATTCTGCTGGCAGCCCTGCCAATGCACCAGCACATCAGTACCGTGAATTTTATGCCACTCTTTTTCTTCATTTTCAGCAAGGGGCTGACATTCAGTGTCTTTACCAACGTTACCATCGGCATAGGTGATGACATCCACAAGGAAAAAGCCTCAGCACGGCTGCTTTCCTGTGGCAAAATCTCAGTTTTCATGATTCCCCTGCCTTTCAGCTGCCAGACCGTTTCTTGGGCTGGGACAGTTCGAAACTCTCGTCGATTCTTTGCTGGAGCTCAGACATTGGTATGCTACCATCAAGGCACACCGTGTACCAATATTTCCTGTTCATGTGCCAGCCGGGAAAATATCGCGCTCCATCAACCAAGGCGGTCACTTGCTCTGCCGTGCCATGGAGATTCATGATGCGGATGGGATGGCTGCCACCAAGACCAATCTTGCTGGGATGAACCTTCATAAAAACCGCATACCATTTCCTGGTCAGATGGGAGCGAATGACTGCCGCATCCATATCATCCTTCCAGGGATACTCGATTTCGTCACCATAGGTTTTCTGCACATAGCTCAGAAGCTCCTCTACATAAGCCCCATGGAAATTGCCATGCTCGCCGCAAGCCTCCCCGATGCGGTCAAGCACGGCCTGATAGGCGGCCCGGACTGCCCCTACAAAGGCTCCCTGGGCATTTTCCACCAGATGCAGCACATAGGGCTCCTCGGCTTCCGTGTCCAGCAGCAAAGTTGACACAACACCGTCCTTGCTGACCTTTACATGGAGCTTAAAACTGCCTGACAGCAAATCCTCTGCGTAAAAATATACATCACCGTCAAGGGCAAAGCCAAAGGGCTCCAGCTTATCTGCCATCAGCTTCGGTAGTTCTCCAAATGCCAGCTCATGCCATTCTTCTGTCCGTTTCATTGATATCTCGTCCTCAATCGGCGTCTAAGCCATTCCCTAAGCACCATAGCATGGTTCTCCTGCTCATTTTTGGCCGCAAAGACCAGCGTCAGATTCTGCGATTCCAGCAAGTTCTGGCATTTGCCCACAAACTCCTCCGCAGCTTTATTTCCATTTAGTTCTTCGATATAAGCCTGGGAAAAACCTTCAAAAGGCATTTCTCCCTGATGATACAGCTTGCGGATTTCCGTACTGGGCGTGATTTCCTTGGCCCACTCGTCAAGATGGGCAGCCTCTTTCTTTATCCCTCTGGGCCAAAGCCTGTCCACCAGCACCCTGTACCCATCCTGCTCCTCCTGTAGCTCGTATATACGCTTCAACAATATTTTGTGACTCATAAATCCGTACCTTCTTACATAGCGAGCCTTACCCGCATCAACAAAAATTCTCATAGTCAGGTTCCAACAAATCTTCCATACGACACCACATAGCCTTGGCAAGCTTGTGCAGGGGGACGGCTGATATCTTGTTTGTTTATTGACAACTTCAGACCCCTAATGATAGAATACCACTAATCGAATAAATGAGCACTACCTCCTTCACCGGATGGAAGAAAAATGTGTCCAAGTACTGACGCAGGTTCAGCCATTCTGCTGAAAGTTAATGCTTGGACCTTTTGTATTAGGAGGATATTTCATTATGTCCGAAACTATTATCACCCAAGGTCTTCCCACAGATGCAATGGCCATCCGCCAGGAAGTTTTCGTTGACGAACAGGGCTTTCACGATGAATTTGATGACATCGACAGCATAGCCCATCACCTGATTCTATATGTAGATAAACAGGCCGCAGGCTGCTGCCGTTTGTTCCCATCGAAAAGAGAAAATACATACGTTATGGGCAGACTGGCTGTTCGTAAGCAATTCCGTGGCAAGGCTTATGGAAAACTTATCCTGCAGGAAGCTGAGAAATGGCTCTGTCAACAAAACATCCGCACTCTCGAACTCTCGGCACAAGTTCGGGTAAAACCATTCTATGAGACATTGGGATATATTGCTTCTGGGGAAGAATACCTCGACGAGTATTGTCCCCATATTCACATGGAAAAAGACCTAATAAAATGAATCATTTTTTCTACATTCTTGATAACTAACATCCTCAAGCAGCAGCCCGCAAAATGTTCACAGTAAATGCTTTTAAAAAGATTTCGTACTTATACAGACAAGTATCCTATTATAGAAAAGCATAAATCTCCTCTGAACAATCGTACCAATATACATAACAATTCCACCGTGATAAATGTTTCATTTACGAATGAAAATATTCCCTGCTCTTCTGGGCCAATTACTAATATCGGTTTGGCCAGAAAAATTGCTCGCAGCATCAACATGGCTCAATGGCTAAATATAGATAACCCGAAATCCTTCCGTTGTATTCTACCAAATCACGAAGACAAACATCCCTCTGCATCTATTTATCACAATGAAGACCATGACCGTTATTTTTGCCATTGCTGCAACAATGGCCGAGGGCTTGATTCTATCGACCTTGCCCAAAAGCTCGCCCACTTGAGCGTCAAATAACAAGCGAAACTCCCCTCGACAGCAACCTCAAAAAGGTGCCCGGCAAATTGTCGGGCACCTTTGCAAGCACGTTATTTATGATGGTCAGCCTCATTCGTTAACACGAATCACATTTTCCCCATAGATGGTCTTGAAATCATCCCGCATGGAAACAGGAATCCAGCCATTTTCCTGAGCGGCGGCTTTCGTGGCCGCCGCTTTTTTGCTATTGCCAAACTCCCGCTCCAGGTCGTCACATAGAAGCACAAATGCGGCACTCTTGTAGGGATTGTCATGAATCGTATACTGAAACATACTATAATCCCCTTCGCTATTGCCGAAGGCCAGGACGGGCTGGCGGCCTATTTCACGCTGAATAGCCGCTATCTTGTTGGCTTCCGTATTCTTGAAAACACGCTCATTTCCCCGCAATAACTTTTCCCCCGGCACTATATTATAGCCATCCAGCTTGCTGCTGGGATGATTTTCTGTCACATAGGAGTAATTTGTACCAATGATACGTTCCGGCGGAATATCCATCACGCCATCTGTCAGCACCCGAAGCATTTCTCTGTCGCAGCCAGAGACAATATAGACGCTAAAATCCTTGGCCTGTAGGTAAGACACCACTTCTATCATGGGCAGGTAGAATGCTTCGCCCACCTTTAGATTGGTCAGGCCTGCTTCATAGCTTGTGTTTATGTAGTTTTTTACATAAACAGAAAACTCCCCGGGTGTCATCCCTGCAAAAGCGTTACTCTTTACATCCTTGGTAAGACGTTTACTCAAATCTGCAGGCAGCTTCTCATGCTTCAAAAGCAACGACCTTACTTTCTGAGCTGTCGCACGAACCTGAGGACTGGCCAAAAAACTCTTGTCATCCAGCACCCGGTAAAGGGACAACATCGCATCAAAATAGTAGGGGGCAGTTTCACACATCAAAGTCCCGTCACAGTCAAAGACTGCCACCCGGTCCTTTACAGGGATAAAATGGGGACTTTTCTTATTGGTCACATCTTCCACATAAGATACCAACGCCTGATAAGCCGCCGAATCCTTTTGCCAATATCTGAACTGACTGCTCCTGTTTACCTGAATCGCAGCTATTTCTTGACGGCTTATTGCGTCCGCCACGTTTATCGGAGCCATAAACCCAGCCGCCAAGGCCAGAACACAGGCTAAAAACTTTTTCTTCATAAAGACAATCCTCCATTCCCTTTCTTAGCAAACCACTTTGCAAATATCAGGTATATCTCCTTAGCCCATTCTGCATCAGGCTCACCATCAATGGTAAATCGCAGTACCTCCCCCGATGCATATAAAGCTTCAAAATCACAGGGCTGAAATTCTACGGGCAAACCTGCCGTTATATGATAAGTACCATTTTTTTTCGCCAGTCCATGCTTATCAATAGCGGTCTGCAATTTTCTTAACAGCTTCTTATCTGCGGGAAACTTGCTGCCCGAAGAGGACTCAGATGCCATCAGGACAGAACCTTCTTTTTCCACCTTGAAGGTATAAAGAGTCCCTTCACCATCATTACTTCGCCCATTGAAAATAAAGCAGTGGACATAGAACTCCGTTATCTCCTTGGATGTAATTTCCTTGGGTGCATGATAGTCTGTCTTATCTGTCACACCGCCATCAACAGGAACTGCACCCTCCCCTAGACCAAATACCCCTAAAGCACATATAATCGTTGCTAGTAACAATTTCTTGACAAACTTCACGTTCATAATATTATCCCTCACAGAATTACGCTTTGTTGTACTGCATACTATTCTCGTAAGGTACTCCCATTTCCTTCAAATGTCTTCATAGTAATGCAGATAACCGGCATATACGGCAACTGTGCCACGACCGTGCAAACTTAAGCAAAAAAACGGGCACCTCAAATACCACGAGATGCCCGTCTTTTGACAACCTAATGACTGGTCTTTTTCTTTACAATTACAAAAATTTCCTCCTTATTTCAGATAAGCTGCCCTGCTCATTGCCAAGCAGGAATTTCCCATACGAAAAAAGAAACCTATATACCATCTCTCAAGATTCTCAAAGCAGGTGAAGCGTATGACAAAAAAAATATTTGACGAAGATGTAATGCTCAGAAAATGCGAAGCACAGGTAACGGATTGTATTGAACTGAAGGATGGCTTTGGCATCGAGCTTGACCAAACCGTATTCTATCCAGAAGGCGGCGGTCAGCTCAGTGATACAGGTGAGCTTCTTATTGGAGAAAAGACTGTTGCCGTAATCCATGTCAGGGAAAAAGATGGTCACATCTTCCATGAAACCAAAGACCCCGTGGCAACTGGCACCAAAGTTGAGGCTCAAATACACTGGCAGACTCGCTTTGACCATATGCAGCAGCACTGCGGCGAGCACTTGCTGTCCTATGCCTTTTGGAAACTTTTCGGAGCGGACAATATCGGCTTCCATATGTCGCCCGATATGGTAACCATCGACTTAAGCCATCAGGTATCAACGGAAGAAATCGCCCAGGCAGAGAAACTGGCCAACGAGCATATCCAAGCCGACCTCCCCATAAGAACTGAATGGATGGATGCTGAAAAGGCCTCCAAAGCTGCCTCCCGCAAATTTAACGACAAATTGACGGGCCCTGTCCGGGTGGTTGCCATCGAAGGCAGCGATTCCTGTACCTGCTGTGGCACCCATCCTCCCAGAACCGGCATGACCGGCTTATTGAAGATTTTCAAAGCGGAAAAGCACAAACAGGGCACCAGAATATACTTTCTCTGTGGCAGACTGGCTCTGAAAAAAATCAATGACTGTTGGGAAAGCCTCAGCAAAGCCACGCAAGCCCTTTCCCTAAAAGAAGAGGAAATATGCCTTGGTGTCTCAAAACTCCAGGAAGAAAACAGCCAGCTCAGAGCACGGCTGGCCGCCTTCGAACAACAATGGGCGGTCAATCGTGCCCAACAGCTTTTGGCAGCGGCCGAGCTATCTTCTGGAGCCAAAGAGATTCTGACAGTAGAAGATGACATTACGCCGGATGCTGCCCGCAGCCTGGCCCAGGAACTTGCAAAAGACCCGTTGGTCCGAGCCGCTGTTTTCTATGCCAGCAAAGACAGGCTGAACTACATATTGGTACAAGGGGAAAAAGCAACTGGAAGCTGTCGCCAAAAAATAACCGCCATAAACGAGCTGCTGCAAGGACGAGGTGGTGGCAAAGACAATCAGGCTCAGGGAAGTGCCCCTCTTCAACCTGACTGGCAAAACATCGTAAAGCAGCACTTCTATAAATAGGACTCCCAAAGAGAATAGCTAGAAATCCATGCCTTCCAAGGAAAGCAAATATTTCTTTTTTTCCAGCCCTCCGGCGTATCCTGTAAGACTTCCGTTTGTTCCCACCACTCTGTGGCAGGGAACAATAAGCGATATGGGGTTATGACCAACAGCTCCACCTACCGCTTGGGCTGACATGGCTGGCAGCTCCTTGGAACGAGCCATCTGCCGGGCTATTTCTCCATAGGTCATCGTTTTACCATATGGTATGGTAAGTAATATTTCCCATACTGCCTTGCGAAAATCAGAACCTCGCATAGAAATCGGAGGCGTAAACTCTGGCATCCCCCCCGCAAAATAGATAGCGAGCCACCTGCTTGCAGTGTCAAAAATCGGCAGATTTTTTTCTTTGGTCTCCTTTGACAGACCATCCGCATAGTATTTCTGACGGTCAAACCATAACCCCACCAAAAATAATCCATCACTGGCCAACATGATTCTTCCCAGCGGTGATTGATAGTAATGTATATAATCCATAACGCGTCCTCCTCCATCTCTCCTATTATTGCACAAAGGTCAGGCAGCATGTTATACTCTTTAAGAAAATCAATTGAAAGAATTTTAAGAGGACACATAGAATGATAACCATATCTGAACTGAAATCTGGTCTTATCTTCGGAGATAACGAATCTGGAGAATACGTCTATATGCCTGCCAGCGAAATTGGAATAGACAACCCCATGTGCGTTTACGAAACAAACGGGCAGCATTCAGACGTAGACCTGCAGGAAGCCCTGCGTCTGATAAGAGTGCGGGCCCTGCGGCAAACGAAGCATCCTGTATTGGGAACCAGCTCCTGCTGAATTGCAATTGCCTTAGGTAATCCCTATGCATGATATCTGGAACCCTTGGCATGGGTGTGTCCGCATCAGCCCCGGCTGTGCCAACTGTTACATGTACACCCTCGACCAGCAGCGAGGAAAATCCGGGGCGGACATCTACCGCACCAACAATTTCAACTATCCCCTGCAAAGGGACCGCTATGGCAATTACAAAATCAAGTCCGGCGAACTGATTCGTGTCTGCATGACTTCCGATTTCTTTCTGGAGGAAGCCGACCAATGGCGGGCTGACGCTTGGGAAATCATGCGTCAGCGGCCTGATGTCATATTCTATCTGCTAACCAAAAGGCCTGAGCGTGTAGCAAACTGCCTGCCCGATGATTTTGGCAATGGCTGGGAAAATATCTGGTTCAATGTGACCTGTGAGAATCAGCAGATGGCCAACAAACGGCTACCATATCTAAAAGAACTCCCCTTCCGCCATAAAGGCGTCATGTGTGCCCCCCTCATCGGTCCGGTCAGTCTTCTTCCTTATCTGGATGAGGACTTTATCGAGCAGGTCATCTGTGGCGGGGAAAACTACGCGGGTTCCCGGCCCTGCAATTACGACTGGGT comes from Selenomonas ruminantium subsp. lactilytica TAM6421 and encodes:
- a CDS encoding alanyl-tRNA editing protein; its protein translation is MTKKIFDEDVMLRKCEAQVTDCIELKDGFGIELDQTVFYPEGGGQLSDTGELLIGEKTVAVIHVREKDGHIFHETKDPVATGTKVEAQIHWQTRFDHMQQHCGEHLLSYAFWKLFGADNIGFHMSPDMVTIDLSHQVSTEEIAQAEKLANEHIQADLPIRTEWMDAEKASKAASRKFNDKLTGPVRVVAIEGSDSCTCCGTHPPRTGMTGLLKIFKAEKHKQGTRIYFLCGRLALKKINDCWESLSKATQALSLKEEEICLGVSKLQEENSQLRARLAAFEQQWAVNRAQQLLAAAELSSGAKEILTVEDDITPDAARSLAQELAKDPLVRAAVFYASKDRLNYILVQGEKATGSCRQKITAINELLQGRGGGKDNQAQGSAPLQPDWQNIVKQHFYK
- a CDS encoding methylated-DNA--[protein]-cysteine S-methyltransferase; protein product: MDYIHYYQSPLGRIMLASDGLFLVGLWFDRQKYYADGLSKETKEKNLPIFDTASRWLAIYFAGGMPEFTPPISMRGSDFRKAVWEILLTIPYGKTMTYGEIARQMARSKELPAMSAQAVGGAVGHNPISLIVPCHRVVGTNGSLTGYAGGLEKKKYLLSLEGMDF
- a CDS encoding DUF5131 family protein; the encoded protein is MHDIWNPWHGCVRISPGCANCYMYTLDQQRGKSGADIYRTNNFNYPLQRDRYGNYKIKSGELIRVCMTSDFFLEEADQWRADAWEIMRQRPDVIFYLLTKRPERVANCLPDDFGNGWENIWFNVTCENQQMANKRLPYLKELPFRHKGVMCAPLIGPVSLLPYLDEDFIEQVICGGENYAGSRPCNYDWVLALHDECRKANVSFSFIEIGSNFVKDGRHYHLGSKQKQAEQAFKAGLNYVDRPQHFDLHYPIGIQLQPHELYQARYDGPHCHACGSRLICNGCSHCGKCGGDVW
- a CDS encoding GNAT family N-acetyltransferase is translated as MSETIITQGLPTDAMAIRQEVFVDEQGFHDEFDDIDSIAHHLILYVDKQAAGCCRLFPSKRENTYVMGRLAVRKQFRGKAYGKLILQEAEKWLCQQNIRTLELSAQVRVKPFYETLGYIASGEEYLDEYCPHIHMEKDLIK
- a CDS encoding MmcQ/YjbR family DNA-binding protein, with protein sequence MKRTEEWHELAFGELPKLMADKLEPFGFALDGDVYFYAEDLLSGSFKLHVKVSKDGVVSTLLLDTEAEEPYVLHLVENAQGAFVGAVRAAYQAVLDRIGEACGEHGNFHGAYVEELLSYVQKTYGDEIEYPWKDDMDAAVIRSHLTRKWYAVFMKVHPSKIGLGGSHPIRIMNLHGTAEQVTALVDGARYFPGWHMNRKYWYTVCLDGSIPMSELQQRIDESFELSQPKKRSGS
- a CDS encoding DUF488 domain-containing protein, which translates into the protein MSHKILLKRIYELQEEQDGYRVLVDRLWPRGIKKEAAHLDEWAKEITPSTEIRKLYHQGEMPFEGFSQAYIEELNGNKAAEEFVGKCQNLLESQNLTLVFAAKNEQENHAMVLREWLRRRLRTRYQ
- a CDS encoding haloacid dehalogenase-like hydrolase, which produces MKKKFLACVLALAAGFMAPINVADAISRQEIAAIQVNRSSQFRYWQKDSAAYQALVSYVEDVTNKKSPHFIPVKDRVAVFDCDGTLMCETAPYYFDAMLSLYRVLDDKSFLASPQVRATAQKVRSLLLKHEKLPADLSKRLTKDVKSNAFAGMTPGEFSVYVKNYINTSYEAGLTNLKVGEAFYLPMIEVVSYLQAKDFSVYIVSGCDREMLRVLTDGVMDIPPERIIGTNYSYVTENHPSSKLDGYNIVPGEKLLRGNERVFKNTEANKIAAIQREIGRQPVLAFGNSEGDYSMFQYTIHDNPYKSAAFVLLCDDLEREFGNSKKAAATKAAAQENGWIPVSMRDDFKTIYGENVIRVNE